A DNA window from Trichosurus vulpecula isolate mTriVul1 chromosome 2, mTriVul1.pri, whole genome shotgun sequence contains the following coding sequences:
- the LOC118836345 gene encoding 60S ribosomal protein L36-like: MAIRYPMAVGLNKGHKVTKNVSKPRHCRRRGRLTKHTKFVRHMIREVCGFAPYERHAMELLKVSKDKRALKFIKKRVGTHIRAKRKREELSNVLAPMRKAAAKRTKLDPANLSHLPNKDLTNKKKKKKEIQRAQKLSQQ; encoded by the coding sequence ATGGCCATCCGATACCCCATGGCCGTGGGCCTCAACAAGGGCCACAAAGTTACCAAAAATGTTTCGAAGCCAAGACACTGCCGCCGCCGTGGGCGCTTGACCAAACACACCAAGTTTGTGAGACATATGATCCGGGAAGTGTGTGGATTTGCCCCTTATGAGAGGCATGCCATGGAATTGTTAAAGGTCTCTAAGGATAAGAGAGCCCTTAAGTTCATCAAAAAAAGGGTGGGAACTCACATCCGggccaagaggaagagagaggagctcaGCAACGTCCTAGCTCCCATGAGGAAGGCTGCTGCCAAAAGGACTAAACTGGACCCTGCCAATCTTTCCCACTTACCCAATAAAGatttgacaaataaaaaaaaaaaaaagaaagaaatacaaagagcCCAGAAACTATCCCAGCAGTAA